Proteins encoded by one window of Drosophila melanogaster chromosome X:
- the alpha-Man-Ia gene encoding alpha-Mannosidase class I a, isoform K, with protein sequence MCPKTSKTTPLLLIGGICFVIVLVGITGITLINNINLSNIIRLNEKVASDSVSNNENQIKELNYVNNHPRNVYLKLNASSRDDEDDEQMQKEQEQLELPKISAVIGGSKPKVEDNQVKESSEVISPSTSTFSMRSSAGELTSTSAPLSSIVSVTAPPMPFGGVKYNQSSGLIDYEKRNQVVKMMEHAWHNYKLYAWGKNELRPLSQRPHSASIFGSYDLGATIVDGLDTLYIMGLEKEYREGRDWIERKFSLDNISAELSVFETNIRFVGGMLTLYAFTGDPLYKEKAQHVADKLLPAFQTPTGIPYALVNTKTGVAKNYGWASGGSSILSEFGTLHLEFAYLSDITGNPLYRERVQTIRQVLKEIEKPKGLYPNFLNPKTGKWGQLHMSLGALGDSYYEYLLKAWLQSGQTDEEAREMFDEAMLAILDKMVRTSPGGLTYVSDLKFDRLEHKMDHLACFSGGLFALGAATRQNDYTDKYMEVGKGITNTCHESYIRAPTQLGPEAFRFSEAVEARALRSQEKYYILRPETFESYFVLWRLTHDQKYRDWGWEAVLALEKHCRTAHGYCGLRNVYQQEPQKDDVQQSFFLAETLKYLYLLFSDDSVLPLDEWVFNTEAHPLPIKGANAYYRQAPVTLPVSNAS encoded by the exons atgtgTCCGAAAACGTCGAAAACCACGCCGCTCCTGCTGATTGGCGGAATTTGCTTTGTGATCGTTCTGGTCGGGATTACCGGCATAACGCTGATCAACAACATCAATTTGTCGAACATCATTCGACTGAACGAGAAGGTAGCCAGCGATAGTGTTAGCAACAATGAGAATCAGATCAAAGAGTTGAACTATGTGAACAATCATCCGCGAAATGTGTATCTCAAGTTGAATGCCAGCAGCAGGGATGACGAGGATGATGAGCAAATGCAAAAAGAGCAGGAGCAGTTGGAGCTACCCAAGATATCTGCTGTTATTGGTGGCAGTAAGCCAAAAGTCGAGGATAATCAAGTGAAGGAGTCGTCGGAAGTCATTTCCCCATCTACATCAACTTTCTCCATGCGCTCGTCTGCCGGAGAATTAACCTCAACCTCTGCACCCTTGTCCTCAATTGTATCCGTGACCGCTCCACCTATGCCCTTCGGCGGGGTCAAGTACAACCAATCCAGCGGTTTGATTGATTACGAAAAACGTAACCAAGTCGTCAAG ATGATGGAACATGCGTGGCACAATTACAAATTGTATGCGTGGGGCAAAAACGAGCTGCGTCCGCTTTCGCAGCGACCCCATTCGGCCAGTATTTTTGGATCATACGATCTGGGTGCTACAATCGTCGACGGTCTGGATACCCTGTACATTATGGGACTGGAGAAGGAATATCGCGAGGGTCGCGATTGGATCGAGCGAAAATTCTCACTGGACAATATCAGCGCAGAGTTGAGTGTTTTCGAAACGAACATTCGTTTTGTTGGCGGCATGCTGACGCTGTACGCCTTTACGGGCGATCCACTGTACAAGGAGAAGGCCCAGCACGTTGCCGACAAGCTGCTGCCCGCCTTCCAAACACCAACGGGTATTCCCTACGCGCTGGTCAACACCAAGACCGGTGTGGCCAAGAACTACGGCTGGGCATCCGGCGGCAGTTCTATCCTATCCGAATTTGGCACACTGCATCTGGAATTTGCCTATCTGAGCGACATTACCGGGAATCCACTGTATCGGGAACGAGTCCAGACCATTCGCCAAGTGCTCAAGGAGATCGAGAAACCAAAGGGCCTCTATCCCAACTTCCTTAATCCCAAGACAGGCAAATGGGGGCAAC TTCACATGTCATTGGGCGCTCTGGGCGACAGCTACTACGAGTACTTGCTGAAGGCCTGGCTGCAATCCGGCCAAACGGATGAGGAAGCCCGCGAGATGTTCGACGAGGCAATGCTGGCCATTCTGGATAAGATGGTCCGCACAAGTCCCGGCGGACTGACATACGTCTCTGATCTCAAGTTCGACAGGCTGGAGCATAAGATGGACCATTTGGCTTGCTTCTCGG GTGGCCTCTTCGCTTTGGGAGCGGCTACACGTCAAAATGACTATACGGACAAGTACATGGAGGTGGGCAAGGGCATTACGAATACCTGCCACGAGAGCTACATCAGAGCACCCACTCAGCTGGGACCCGAGGCCTTTAG ATTCAGCGAAGCTGTGGAGGCGCGAGCACTGAGATCGCAGGAGAAGTACTACATTCTACGGCCAGAGACTTTCGAGAGCTACTTTGTGCTGTGGCGACTCACGCACGACCAGAAATACCGCGACTGGGGCTGGGAGGCGGTCCTCGCCCTGGAGAAGCACTGCCGCACGGCGCACGGATATTGTGGCCTGCGCAACGTCTACCAGCAGGAGCCGCAAAAGGACGACGTTCAGCAAAGCTTCTTCCTCGCCGAAACGCTTAAG TACCTGTACTTGCTGTTCTCGGACGATTCGGTGCTGCCGCTGGACGAATGGGTGTTCAACACGGAGGCCCATCCGCTGCCGATCAAGGGTGCGAATGCGTACTATAGACAGGCGCCCGTAACGCTTCCGGTTTCGAACGCATCGTAA